The Sesamum indicum cultivar Zhongzhi No. 13 linkage group LG6, S_indicum_v1.0, whole genome shotgun sequence genome has a segment encoding these proteins:
- the LOC105163898 gene encoding LOW QUALITY PROTEIN: protein FLX-like 1 (The sequence of the model RefSeq protein was modified relative to this genomic sequence to represent the inferred CDS: inserted 2 bases in 1 codon), translating to MAGRNHIPVTGLNLRPDYHPLDGTPLLHLQRRLPPPEVHLIEDRIAAQSREIRTLLLDNQRLAATXRLSATASSVKAERDAQVREVYERSVKLEVEARCNDGLQAELDRLRVDIKELRDERKELAEQLKDVNGDIAITRSELQQLPDLKAEIGTMRREIQRGRAAVDYERQMQLRNFELSEVMENHMVFLAHEAEKLRVELANVEKRAMAAAAAANPGPGYAIHQKNVESGYSGNLLSDPYAVHQGNFDTNHNYVLGAVAYAPPGPYDVQRQHIT from the exons ATGGCTGGGCGAAATCACATCCCGGTGACGGGCTTAAACCTCCGCCCGGACTACCATCCTCTCGATGGAACCCCCCTTCTCCACCTCCAACGACGCCTTCCTCCGCCTGAGGTCCATCTAATTGAGGACCGCATAGCCGCCCAGAGCCGTGAGATCCGAACGCTCCTCCTCGACAATCAGCGGCTGGCCGCCAC CCGACTCTCCGCTACCGCCTCCTCTGTCAAGGCCGAGAGGGATGCCCAGGTACGCGAGGTCTACGAGCGCTCCGTCAAATTGGAAGTCGAGGCCCGGTGCAATGATGGGCTCCAGGCCGAGCTGGACCGGCTTCGGGTCGACATTAAGGAACTCCGAGACGAACGTAAGGAGTTGGCGGAGCAGCTGAAGGATGTTAATGGCGATATTGCGATTACTCGTTCAGAGTTGCAGCAACTGCCTGACCTCAAGGCTGAGATCGGAACTATGCGCAGGGAAATCCAACGAGGAAG GGCTGCAGTTGATTATGAAAGACAGATGCAGTTGAGAAACTTTGAGTTAAGTGAAGTGATGGAGAATCACATGGTTTTTTTGGCTCATGAAGCAGAAAAATTACGTGTTGAACTTGCAAATGTGGAGAAGAGGGCAATGGCTGCTGCAGCAGCTGCCAATCCAG GTCCTGGATATGCTATACACCAGAAAAATGTTGAATCTGGATATAGCGGAAATTTATTGTCTGATCCTTATGCTGTTCATCAG GGAAACTTTGATACCAATCACAATTATGTTCTCGGTGCAGTGGCTTATGCGCCTCCTGGTCCATATGATGTCCAAAGACAGCACATAACATAG